In one window of Musa acuminata AAA Group cultivar baxijiao chromosome BXJ3-2, Cavendish_Baxijiao_AAA, whole genome shotgun sequence DNA:
- the LOC103975985 gene encoding uncharacterized protein LOC103975985: protein MQGGGEGDVPLITASPSFRVTFEEAFSAVHCESSQQEPPPPDDGGDDDSDVDVDDDDDDFEFAVVIKDPETGAAIYADEIFADGRIRPIYPVFNRALLDDDRLGSSDAPAPGEGEENTSALRGTLRRLLIEERAENPASALSSSSSSAAAEELEGIPPGTYCVWAPRSSATPSPSRCRKSRSTGSSLRWRLRDLVLGRSHSDGKEKFVFLAAAEKKGKESPSRGTKVEAGKGKDGGATKTRGKAGKGTEVDVVTAYRIYYGKGGQATRSGAARRSFLPYKKDLVGLFANVNGITRSHHPF from the coding sequence AtgcaaggaggaggagagggagacgtACCGCTCATCACGGCTTCACCCAGCTTCCGCGTGACCTTTGAGGAGGCCTTCTCTGCCGTCCATTGCGAGTCCTCGCAGCAAGAACCGCCGCCTCCGGACGACGGCGGGGACGATGACTCCGACGTCGacgtcgacgacgacgacgacgacttcgAATTCGCCGTCGTTATCAAGGACCCGGAGACCGGAGCCGCCATCTACGCCGACGAGATCTTCGCCGACGGCCGGATCCGCCCCATCTACCCCGTCTTCAACCGCGCCCTCCTCGACGACGACCGCCTCGGCAGCAGTGACGCGCCCGCGCcaggggagggggaggagaatacctCGGCCTTGCGGGGGACACTCCGGCGGCTCTTGATCGAGGAGCGGGCGGAGAATCCCGCCTCGGCCTTgtcctcctcgtcctcgtccgCGGCGGCGGAGGAGCTCGAGGGCATCCCCCCGGGGACGTACTGCGTATGGGCACCGAGGTCGTCGGCGACGCCGTCGCCGTCTCGGTGCCGGAAGAGCAGATCCACCGGGTCCTCGCTGAGGTGGCGGCTCCGGGACCTGGTGCTCGGGCGGAGCCACAGCGACGGGAAGGAGAAGTTCGTGTTCCTCGCGGCGGCGGAGAAGAAGGGCAAGGAAAGCCCTAGCCGCGGAACCAAGGTCGAGGCAGGAAAGGGCAAAGACGGGGGGGCGACCAAGACAAGAGGGAAGGCGGGTAAGGGCACCGAGGTGGATGTAGTCACCGCCTACAGGATATACTACGGGAAAGGCGGGCAGGCGACGAGGAGTGGCGCCGCCCGGCGGTCGTTCCTCCCGTACAAGAAGGACTTGGTTGGGCTCTTCGCCAATGTGAATGGGATTACTCGTAGCCATCACccgttttaa